GATAAACCAAGGAACCTGGCGAAGAGTGTGACGGTCGAGTGATTTCTGGAGGTGAGAATCGGTGATTGAGATCCTGAGGAGACTCCTTGAAAAGATCTCCGAGAAGGGCGGGGAAGATCCTGTGGTTCTCGACATGAGGAAAACTCCTATTCCAACGGAGTACTTCGTGATAGTCACTGCAAGTTCTTACACGCATATGAAAGCTCTGAGGGATGAACTGGTCGATCTAATAAAGGAGATGTCTCTTCCTCTGATCTACTACGACAGGGGCGAGCAATACGAGTGGTTGATCATAGATGCCGGAAGCGTGGTTATACACATATTTACCGAGAAGGGAAGGGATTTCTATGACTTGGAGGGTCTGTGGATAGACGCGGACAGGATAAACATCTAAGGAGGATGAGAGAATGCAGGGTAAATTCTGCAGTTTCTGTGGGCGTGATATGAATCAGGTGGAAAGGCTAATCGCCGGTCCGAACAACGTGTACATCTGTAA
This sequence is a window from Thermotoga sp.. Protein-coding genes within it:
- the rsfS gene encoding ribosome silencing factor, which encodes MIEILRRLLEKISEKGGEDPVVLDMRKTPIPTEYFVIVTASSYTHMKALRDELVDLIKEMSLPLIYYDRGEQYEWLIIDAGSVVIHIFTEKGRDFYDLEGLWIDADRINI